One window of Natrinema sp. SYSU A 869 genomic DNA carries:
- a CDS encoding universal stress protein: MTIHELIETFEQAGVDYRIRGEIGKTDEQLVRVAESIDADRVFVGGRSRSPTGKAFFGSVSQAVMLSSPCPVTFVRRELDA; this comes from the coding sequence ATGACGATCCACGAACTTATCGAGACGTTTGAGCAGGCTGGTGTCGACTATAGGATTCGCGGTGAAATTGGGAAAACGGACGAGCAACTCGTCAGGGTCGCCGAATCGATAGACGCCGACCGAGTGTTCGTCGGTGGCCGGAGCCGAAGTCCGACTGGGAAAGCGTTCTTCGGGAGCGTTTCGCAAGCAGTGATGCTCTCCTCACCGTGTCCAGTGACGTTCGTCCGCCGCGAACTGGATGCCTGA